The sequence TATTTCGTTATACTGTAGCTTGTTAATACGAAAAAAGAGTCCTTTGCGGTTGCTGAATCGGACATAAAGGCACTGGGCATCGATACTTAAGGCGTCAAACCGCCGTACGAAATCCCACTCTGCCTCGTTTAATAAGCTGCCGTACAGGCGTTTGACAAAATCCAGCACGTAGCGGAAATTGTCGAGGTAATACCGGGGCGTAAGAATAACTTTCTGGCGTCCAACCATCTGTCTTATGGTGATGCACGTTTCCGTGGAAACCCGCAATAATTAGTCAATACCATGGGTTTTCACCCGTATTATAAGAACAAAAAAACAGTCATTTATGTCCCCAGCTGACGTTCTTAACGAGTTAGAGAAACAAGGTATTTTGCTAAACGGGCAGCAAGATAAAATCAGTGATTTTGAGCAGAAACGACCATTCTCGTTGCACTGGGAATTGCGTTCATTGCTTTATGTTGGCATTTTGTTACTGAGCTCGGGCCTTGGCCTGCTCGTCTATGACAACTTCGACCAGATAGGGCATAGTGCACTGCTCACAGCTATGGCAATTGCCTGCGCAGCCTGCTTTCTGTTTGCCTGGCGATTCAGGCCGGAATGGACAGTGAACCAGACAAAAAATCGTTCGCCCTATGGCGATTATTCGCTTCTGCTGGCCTGTCTGTTGTTTCTGACACTCGAAGGGTATGCCCAGTATCAATACACCATTTTTGGCACCCGCTATGGATTGGTAACTCTGCTTCCGGCTTTGCTGTTTTTGCCACTGGCTTATCGTTTCGATCATCGGGGGGTGTTAAGCATGGCTCTTGCCGCGCTTGTTTCGTGGGTTGGTGTTACGGTACGTCCCCTTGAGCTGTATTTCAAAACTAACTTTTTTGATCGCGAAACGGTCTTCTCGGCGATTGCCCTGGCGCTTGTGCTCATCGGGGTGTCATTTGGTTTAGAGCGCCAGCGTATTAAACCTCATTTTGCCTATACCTATCTGACTATTGCGGGCAATTTGCTGCTGATTGCTCTGTTAGGCGGGTTATTCAATTTCGAGGAATTACGCCTTTGGTTTGCGTTGGGTCTTGCGGTAGCCTGTATCATCCTCGATCAATACGCCAGGCGCACCAAGTCGTTTGTGTTTCTGCTCATGAGTGCGGTATACGGTTACATTGGCGTCACATATTTATTTTTCCACTATATCAGCCCCCAAAAC comes from Spirosoma aureum and encodes:
- a CDS encoding DUF2157 domain-containing protein, giving the protein MSPADVLNELEKQGILLNGQQDKISDFEQKRPFSLHWELRSLLYVGILLLSSGLGLLVYDNFDQIGHSALLTAMAIACAACFLFAWRFRPEWTVNQTKNRSPYGDYSLLLACLLFLTLEGYAQYQYTIFGTRYGLVTLLPALLFLPLAYRFDHRGVLSMALAALVSWVGVTVRPLELYFKTNFFDRETVFSAIALALVLIGVSFGLERQRIKPHFAYTYLTIAGNLLLIALLGGLFNFEELRLWFALGLAVACIILDQYARRTKSFVFLLMSAVYGYIGVTYLFFHYISPQNWSDGLYYWYFILTGIALVAYLMSQIPKRSNA